One segment of Streptomyces sp. NBC_01463 DNA contains the following:
- a CDS encoding MarR family transcriptional regulator produces MHQSSSPSGLTDEQRIEAAARGLLRGIGRLAQTLFRTGEFGLTRSQAAVLDALEDRPRRVTALAAYTGMAQPRVTVVLQSLEERGLASRERCAPDRRVVGATLTPAGRTLLEEGRRRMAAALLRGLDAGVEDSERAVGDARDALTTLLNAMESETS; encoded by the coding sequence ATGCATCAATCGTCATCCCCGTCAGGGCTCACCGACGAGCAGCGCATCGAGGCCGCTGCCCGGGGCCTCCTCAGAGGCATCGGACGACTGGCGCAGACACTCTTCCGCACGGGCGAATTCGGACTCACCCGCAGCCAGGCGGCCGTACTCGACGCGCTGGAGGACCGCCCCCGGCGGGTGACCGCACTCGCGGCGTACACGGGTATGGCGCAGCCGCGCGTGACCGTGGTCCTGCAGAGCCTCGAAGAACGCGGGCTGGCCTCGCGCGAACGCTGCGCACCCGACCGGCGTGTCGTGGGGGCGACCCTGACGCCGGCCGGCCGGACCCTGCTCGAAGAAGGGCGCCGACGGATGGCCGCGGCGCTCCTGAGGGGCCTCGACGCCGGCGTCGAGGACTCCGAGCGCGCGGTGGGCGACGCCCGCGACGCCCTCACCACCCTGCTGAACGCGATGGAATCGGAGACCAGTTGA
- a CDS encoding DUF4331 domain-containing protein codes for MTSPTPRPRSRRVLDHSLLVLGAGALATGLGVLSLAPGISAASSHREAPLIAGDPRADNTDVYAFTSPDRSDTVTLAANWIPFEEPNGGPNFYQFADDARYNIKIDNTGDGNADVTYSWRFRTLTRDAGGQFLYNTGPVTSLNDPDLNIRQVYDLTVTTSRGTSTILRGAPVAPSNVGKASMPNYATLRSQAVRNVPRGGKAFAGQAEDPFFADLRVFDLLYGGDLSERGQDTLAGYNVNSVALQIPKKDLALRGNATRNPVVGIWSTTERRGAQVTDSRSGSARTGWKQISRLGNPLVNEVVVPLKYKDAFNTLNPSQDRTVQPVVDKVLDPILPKLIQKVYGVPAPKAPRKDLAEIYLTGICKACGPVKADLNAHRLNKDASLKKIVPAEELRLNMAVPPTAQPKRLGVLAGDLAGFPNGRRLADDVIDISLQAVEGAAQTGKLVPALAAGDKVDANEVPFGARFPYLALPHSKSVNSGPSGTRQSAMNPSHAAALGTAGVALLGLGGLRLRRRRATS; via the coding sequence TTGACCTCCCCCACTCCGAGGCCGCGCAGCCGGCGCGTCCTCGACCACTCCCTCCTCGTCCTCGGTGCCGGTGCGCTGGCCACAGGTCTCGGCGTTCTCTCGCTCGCACCCGGAATCAGCGCGGCGTCGAGCCACCGCGAGGCCCCGCTGATCGCCGGTGACCCCCGGGCGGACAACACCGACGTGTACGCCTTCACCAGCCCCGACCGCTCGGACACGGTGACGCTCGCCGCCAACTGGATTCCCTTCGAGGAGCCCAACGGCGGTCCGAACTTCTACCAGTTCGCGGACGACGCCCGGTACAACATCAAGATCGACAACACCGGTGACGGCAACGCCGACGTCACGTACAGCTGGCGCTTTCGCACCCTGACCCGGGACGCGGGCGGCCAGTTCCTCTACAACACGGGCCCGGTCACCTCGCTCAACGACCCGGACCTCAACATCCGCCAGGTCTACGACCTGACGGTGACCACCTCCCGAGGCACCTCCACGATCCTGCGCGGAGCCCCGGTCGCGCCGTCGAACGTCGGCAAGGCGTCCATGCCGAACTACGCCACCCTGCGCTCTCAGGCGGTACGCAACGTGCCGCGCGGCGGCAAGGCGTTCGCCGGACAGGCGGAGGACCCGTTCTTCGCCGACCTGCGCGTCTTCGACCTGCTCTACGGCGGGGACCTCAGCGAACGCGGGCAGGACACCCTCGCCGGGTACAACGTCAACTCGGTGGCGCTCCAGATCCCCAAGAAGGACCTGGCACTGCGGGGCAACGCCACCCGCAACCCCGTCGTCGGCATCTGGTCCACCACCGAACGCCGCGGCGCCCAGGTCACGGACTCCCGCAGCGGAAGCGCCCGGACCGGGTGGAAGCAGATCTCCCGTCTCGGGAACCCGCTGGTCAACGAGGTCGTCGTACCGCTGAAGTACAAGGACGCCTTCAACACCCTCAACCCCAGCCAGGACCGTACCGTCCAGCCCGTCGTGGACAAGGTGCTGGACCCGATCCTGCCCAAGCTCATCCAGAAGGTGTACGGGGTACCGGCGCCCAAGGCACCCCGCAAGGACCTGGCGGAGATCTACCTCACCGGCATCTGCAAGGCCTGCGGACCGGTCAAGGCCGATCTGAACGCACACCGGCTGAACAAGGACGCCTCGCTCAAGAAGATCGTCCCGGCCGAGGAGCTGCGCCTGAACATGGCCGTTCCGCCCACCGCGCAGCCCAAGCGCCTCGGGGTGCTCGCCGGAGACCTGGCCGGCTTCCCGAACGGGCGCCGGCTGGCGGACGACGTCATCGACATCTCCCTCCAGGCGGTGGAGGGCGCTGCCCAGACCGGCAAGCTCGTCCCCGCACTCGCCGCCGGCGACAAGGTCGACGCCAATGAGGTGCCCTTCGGCGCACGCTTCCCGTACCTGGCGCTCCCCCACTCCAAGAGCGTCAACAGCGGACCGTCCGGTACCCGGCAGTCGGCGATGAACCCGTCGCACGCCGCGGCCCTCGGCACCGCGGGTGTCGCCCTGCTCGGCCTCGGCGGACTGCGCCTGCGACGGCGCCGCGCCACCAGCTGA
- a CDS encoding tetratricopeptide repeat protein, with amino-acid sequence MAYVQQARSTADAATYARAETALRKSLALQPADNFAAETGMGALEAARHRFAQALTWARRATASNPYSAPAQGVLADALTQLGRYEDSYAAVQRMTDLRPDSSALARASYSWELRGDTKRARDLMNRSLQAAGTPAEKAFALTHLATLALESGHPRTALGLAGSGLTALPGDAALLEARARAHTALGHHEQAVTDFTAAIAAAPLPQYLLGLGDLQTSLGHPERAEQQYDVLRAQEKLREATGGVADVDGILFEADHGDPGTAVTMGRAALRLRPFIAVHDAMAWALHRAGRDTEAIAQADLALAQGTVSAPFHYHRALINEALGRTGAARTDLGRALDTDPHFHPVDAPRARAALSRIEAAR; translated from the coding sequence ATGGCCTACGTACAACAAGCACGGAGCACCGCCGACGCGGCCACCTACGCCCGGGCCGAGACCGCGCTGCGCAAGTCCCTGGCGCTCCAACCGGCCGACAACTTCGCCGCGGAGACCGGGATGGGCGCCCTCGAAGCCGCCCGCCACCGCTTCGCCCAGGCCCTGACCTGGGCACGCCGGGCCACCGCGTCCAACCCGTACAGCGCACCCGCCCAGGGTGTCCTGGCCGACGCGCTCACCCAGCTCGGCCGCTACGAGGACTCCTACGCGGCGGTCCAGCGCATGACCGATCTCAGACCCGACAGCAGCGCCCTGGCACGCGCCTCCTACAGCTGGGAACTCAGGGGCGACACGAAAAGGGCGCGCGACCTGATGAACAGGTCGCTCCAGGCCGCCGGTACTCCGGCGGAGAAGGCCTTCGCACTGACCCATCTCGCCACGCTCGCCCTGGAGTCGGGCCACCCCCGCACCGCGCTGGGCCTCGCCGGTTCCGGTCTCACCGCGCTGCCCGGGGACGCCGCCCTGCTGGAGGCGCGCGCCCGCGCCCACACCGCGCTCGGCCACCACGAGCAGGCCGTCACCGACTTCACCGCCGCCATCGCCGCCGCTCCCCTGCCCCAGTACCTCCTGGGCCTGGGAGATCTCCAGACATCCCTCGGGCACCCGGAGAGGGCCGAGCAGCAGTACGACGTACTCAGGGCTCAGGAGAAGCTGCGCGAAGCCACCGGCGGCGTTGCCGACGTCGACGGGATCCTCTTCGAGGCCGACCACGGGGACCCCGGCACGGCGGTCACGATGGGGCGTGCGGCGCTGCGCCTGCGGCCGTTCATCGCTGTCCACGACGCGATGGCCTGGGCCCTGCACAGGGCCGGCCGTGACACCGAGGCCATCGCGCAGGCCGACCTCGCTCTCGCCCAGGGCACGGTCAGCGCACCGTTCCACTATCACCGGGCGCTGATCAACGAGGCCCTGGGCCGGACCGGTGCCGCCCGCACGGACCTCGGGCGCGCCCTGGACACCGACCCTCACTTCCATCCGGTGGACGCCCCCAGGGCGCGCGCCGCGCTCAGCAGAATCGAAGCCGCCCGATGA
- a CDS encoding nickel transporter, with protein sequence MNRTCLHVLAALTLTGSLTAVLTGLATTAHAHPLGNFTVNHHTGLTFRQDAVDAVIVVDRAEIATAQERPGVDRDHNGVLDPAEKGSFAAQGCAVLARQLHLDIAGTPVRWRTGSSSLTYHQGEGGLQTSRMNCTLTAPAGLAAPADIGVRTGYDERRIGWQEMTARGQGVTLTRSPLPATSPTDELRHYPKDPLATPLNQRSARLHTEPGDGRSAAATRTVLPGAGPLTAALGKVSAAFDSLVGQRELTVPAGLLALLLSLVLGASHAALPGHGKTIMAAYLAGRRGTPRDAVTVGVTVTFTHTAGVLALGLALPVATSLAGETVLTWLGLISGLMVTCIGLWLLRTALTKGAGHHHHAHGHGHSHGHHHHGHHHGDAHEHGVSSPSASHQADHHHDHGTQATPRSDPPSATRLLPERRQPGATSAEEGGTVLAPAKRNTHTHSHTPPSARTGPVHGARTSRTGLIGMGIAGGLVPSPSALVVLLGAVALGRTAFGVLLVVGYGLGMAATLTLAGLLLVRLRDRIEARADKFARLRAPAARLSAVVPAASAGLVLLVGVLLTLRAVAGPW encoded by the coding sequence ATGAACCGAACATGCCTTCACGTCCTCGCCGCGCTGACCCTCACCGGATCGCTGACGGCTGTCCTGACGGGCCTGGCCACCACCGCCCACGCGCACCCCCTGGGCAACTTCACGGTGAATCACCACACCGGGCTGACCTTCCGGCAGGACGCCGTGGACGCGGTGATCGTCGTGGACCGCGCGGAGATCGCCACCGCACAGGAACGGCCGGGCGTAGACCGCGACCACAACGGCGTCCTCGATCCGGCGGAGAAGGGCTCCTTCGCCGCGCAGGGCTGCGCCGTGCTCGCCCGTCAGCTGCACCTGGACATCGCCGGAACACCGGTGCGCTGGAGGACCGGGAGCAGCAGCCTCACCTATCACCAGGGCGAGGGCGGTCTGCAGACCAGCCGGATGAACTGCACCCTGACCGCTCCGGCCGGTCTGGCCGCCCCAGCGGACATCGGCGTGCGTACGGGCTACGACGAACGGCGCATCGGCTGGCAGGAGATGACGGCGCGCGGACAGGGCGTCACGCTCACCCGGTCACCGCTGCCGGCCACCTCGCCCACCGACGAACTCCGCCACTACCCGAAGGACCCGCTGGCCACACCCCTGAACCAGCGGTCGGCCCGGCTCCACACCGAACCGGGGGACGGCCGCTCCGCCGCTGCCACCCGCACGGTGCTGCCCGGTGCGGGCCCGCTCACTGCGGCGCTCGGCAAGGTGTCCGCGGCCTTCGACTCGCTGGTGGGCCAACGCGAACTGACCGTCCCCGCAGGGCTCCTGGCGCTCCTTCTCTCATTGGTGCTGGGCGCCTCGCACGCGGCGCTTCCCGGCCACGGAAAAACGATCATGGCCGCCTACCTGGCGGGCCGCCGGGGCACTCCACGGGATGCCGTCACCGTCGGCGTCACGGTCACCTTCACCCACACCGCAGGGGTGCTGGCGCTCGGGCTGGCCCTGCCGGTCGCCACCTCGCTGGCCGGGGAGACCGTCCTGACCTGGCTCGGTCTGATCAGCGGGCTGATGGTCACCTGCATCGGCTTGTGGCTGCTGCGCACCGCCCTGACCAAAGGCGCGGGCCACCACCACCACGCGCACGGCCACGGCCACAGTCACGGCCATCACCATCACGGCCACCACCACGGGGATGCTCACGAGCACGGTGTCTCCTCCCCGTCCGCTTCCCATCAGGCGGACCACCACCACGATCACGGGACGCAGGCGACGCCTCGGTCCGACCCGCCCTCCGCGACGCGGCTCCTGCCGGAACGGCGTCAGCCCGGAGCGACCTCGGCCGAGGAGGGCGGCACGGTGCTCGCCCCGGCCAAGAGAAACACGCATACCCACTCCCACACTCCGCCGTCCGCCCGGACCGGCCCCGTGCACGGAGCCAGGACGTCCCGCACCGGCCTCATCGGCATGGGGATCGCGGGGGGCCTCGTCCCCAGCCCCTCGGCCCTGGTCGTCCTGCTCGGTGCGGTCGCCCTCGGGCGTACGGCCTTCGGCGTGCTGCTCGTGGTCGGGTACGGCCTCGGCATGGCCGCCACGCTCACCCTCGCCGGCCTGCTGCTGGTCCGACTGCGCGACAGGATCGAGGCGCGGGCGGACAAGTTCGCCCGCCTGCGTGCCCCGGCCGCCCGCCTCTCGGCAGTCGTACCGGCCGCGTCCGCCGGTCTCGTACTCCTCGTCGGTGTGCTGCTGACCCTGCGGGCGGTCGCCGGTCCCTGGTAA
- a CDS encoding NAD(P)/FAD-dependent oxidoreductase, whose amino-acid sequence MNNRKVTRRDFLDGVAVTAVGAAAAMALPGTAQAVPGTSHGHGHGRPSAPYPPTATGLRGQQPGAYDVAHAVRDGAFAPGRISDTRESYDLVVVGGGLSGLAAAHLYRKHAGPRARVLILDALDDFGGHARRNEFHVGRTQLLSNGGTVNIDTPSTWSRGARDLLTKDLGVDLKALEATVKGDAYAPYSLRSGTLFNSERWGKDQLVIRESGESWASYATRLPMSEASRAALVRLYTTTEDFYPGLTDAQKKETLARTPYEAYLREKLGLDDDALEIVKRGTNGLWGVNVDHVAAADAWATGQPGFGGLGLAHTPWPGAGLTPLMHLAETEDDGNFYFPEGNASLARLLVSKLVPQAFDERRPDWREIVTAKADYSRLDDRDNHVRIRLGSTAFHVRNDGRHAAVVDYSKGGRSYRVRTKGVVMACWNSVSSYVVPELPAEQVTAMRYGTKVPLVYARVALRDWRAFARARVSRVSTPSMFFSSFGLPTVTDIGDFTMPHRPELPTVVSLSATPGSPGLICREQHKAGRRTLIRMPFEDFEREIRDSMTRSLGDHGFDPARDITAITVNRWAHGYAYEYNSLDDPALYQPESQRPYAKARRPVGRIAIANSDAEAFGYTHAAFDAAIRAVTHLL is encoded by the coding sequence ATGAACAATCGGAAGGTCACCCGCCGTGACTTCCTCGACGGGGTGGCCGTCACCGCGGTCGGCGCGGCCGCGGCCATGGCGCTTCCCGGTACGGCGCAGGCGGTGCCCGGCACTTCGCACGGACACGGGCACGGCAGGCCGAGCGCGCCGTACCCGCCGACCGCGACCGGCCTGCGGGGCCAGCAGCCGGGTGCGTACGACGTGGCGCACGCCGTACGCGACGGCGCCTTCGCCCCCGGCCGTATATCGGATACCCGCGAGAGCTACGACCTGGTCGTGGTCGGCGGCGGCCTCAGCGGTCTGGCCGCCGCCCACCTCTACCGCAAGCACGCCGGTCCGCGAGCGCGGGTGCTCATCCTCGACGCCCTCGACGACTTCGGCGGACACGCCCGGCGCAACGAATTCCACGTCGGCCGTACGCAGTTGCTGTCCAACGGCGGCACCGTGAACATCGACACCCCGAGCACCTGGTCGCGTGGCGCCCGCGATCTGCTGACCAAGGATCTCGGCGTCGACCTGAAGGCACTGGAAGCCACGGTCAAGGGCGACGCCTACGCGCCGTACTCCCTGCGCAGCGGCACCCTGTTCAACTCCGAACGCTGGGGCAAGGACCAACTGGTCATCCGCGAATCGGGCGAGTCCTGGGCGTCGTACGCCACCAGACTGCCGATGAGCGAGGCAAGCCGAGCCGCACTGGTCCGCCTTTACACGACGACCGAGGACTTCTACCCCGGACTGACGGACGCGCAGAAGAAGGAGACCCTCGCCCGCACCCCGTACGAGGCCTACCTCCGCGAGAAGCTCGGCCTGGACGACGACGCGCTGGAGATCGTCAAGCGGGGCACCAACGGCCTGTGGGGTGTGAACGTCGACCACGTCGCCGCGGCCGACGCGTGGGCGACCGGACAGCCGGGCTTCGGCGGTCTGGGACTCGCACACACCCCGTGGCCGGGCGCCGGACTGACACCGCTGATGCACCTCGCGGAGACCGAGGACGACGGCAACTTCTACTTCCCCGAGGGCAACGCCTCGCTCGCCCGCCTGCTGGTCAGCAAGCTCGTCCCGCAGGCCTTCGACGAACGGCGCCCGGACTGGCGGGAGATCGTCACCGCGAAGGCGGACTACTCCCGCCTCGACGACCGGGACAACCACGTCCGCATCCGGCTGGGCAGCACGGCCTTCCACGTCCGCAACGACGGCAGGCACGCCGCCGTGGTCGACTACTCCAAGGGAGGCCGCAGCTACCGGGTCCGGACCAAGGGCGTGGTCATGGCCTGCTGGAACTCCGTCTCCTCGTACGTCGTGCCCGAGCTGCCGGCCGAACAGGTCACGGCGATGCGCTACGGCACGAAGGTGCCGCTGGTGTACGCGCGGGTCGCGCTCCGCGACTGGCGGGCCTTCGCCCGAGCCCGCGTGTCCCGGGTCAGCACACCCTCGATGTTCTTCTCGAGCTTCGGCCTGCCCACGGTTACCGACATCGGCGACTTCACCATGCCGCACCGCCCCGAACTGCCCACCGTCGTTTCCTTGTCGGCGACCCCGGGCTCGCCCGGCCTCATCTGCCGCGAGCAGCACAAGGCGGGCCGCCGCACCCTGATCAGGATGCCGTTCGAGGACTTCGAGCGCGAGATCCGTGACTCGATGACCCGCTCCCTGGGCGACCACGGCTTCGACCCGGCCCGCGACATCACCGCCATCACCGTCAACCGCTGGGCCCACGGGTACGCCTACGAGTACAACTCCCTCGACGATCCCGCCCTGTACCAGCCCGAGTCGCAGCGCCCGTACGCCAAGGCCCGTCGCCCGGTCGGGCGGATCGCCATCGCGAACTCCGACGCCGAGGCGTTCGGATACACCCACGCCGCGTTCGACGCGGCCATCCGTGCCGTGACGCACCTTCTCTGA
- a CDS encoding sigma-70 family RNA polymerase sigma factor produces MTGMHARHTRTDPTTPAAGCPDRELGLRVRQSGNTAAAAELYERHHSAVLGYARTFARDPHTAEDLASEVFARVLHAVRSGSGPEDAWRPYLLAVVRHTAGEWAATARRTELKEDFEQWLAEQEAPGPDIGVVEYADGEERVIAREDRDMIVRGFRVLPERWQAALWHSVVEGESAERIGVLLGLSPSGVTSLTARAREGLREAYLRAHAETGSRSEECRRHGPLLAAAVRRGGSRRDRRLGRHLDGCEGCRRALAELTHLDGRLGAVLPAGLLLWGGHAYFQAQFGAAAGGAAAGSAGGATAAAASTAGGKGALLGAAVVTASALLGGGLLLLDGAEDTPKAPVRSAEAAPVPPAPRVPSSPATKSPRATVSASPSAPAPPSPTAWLPKAEDRTRLRLASTGRCMEIPGGSTAAGVQAREAPCRGSRRQMWDLLRPGDDGRVQIRNTGTGMCLSNQGTETDDAPVVQTNCSSADAGQLWGLYAPDGSGEARFIQRGDRMYLGLNDWAHAADGLEHTTDIGTNHHYYASPSFGFRYDGALFDGRLAGLPPADGAAAY; encoded by the coding sequence ATGACTGGAATGCACGCGCGGCACACCCGCACGGATCCCACGACGCCCGCTGCCGGGTGCCCGGACCGGGAGCTGGGGCTACGGGTCAGACAGTCGGGGAACACGGCAGCCGCCGCTGAGCTGTACGAGCGCCACCACTCGGCCGTCCTCGGCTATGCCCGCACCTTCGCGCGCGATCCCCACACCGCCGAGGACCTCGCCTCCGAGGTGTTCGCCCGTGTCCTGCACGCGGTGCGGTCGGGCAGCGGGCCGGAGGACGCCTGGCGGCCCTACCTGCTCGCCGTGGTGCGGCACACCGCGGGGGAGTGGGCGGCCACCGCGCGACGGACCGAGCTGAAGGAGGACTTCGAGCAGTGGCTTGCCGAGCAGGAGGCGCCCGGTCCGGACATTGGGGTCGTGGAGTACGCCGACGGAGAGGAGCGGGTGATCGCGCGGGAGGACCGGGACATGATCGTTCGCGGCTTCCGCGTCCTGCCCGAGCGCTGGCAGGCGGCCCTGTGGCACAGCGTCGTGGAGGGCGAGTCCGCCGAACGGATCGGTGTACTGCTGGGCCTGAGCCCCAGCGGGGTCACCTCGCTCACCGCGAGGGCCCGAGAGGGGCTGCGAGAGGCGTATCTCCGTGCGCACGCCGAGACCGGCAGCCGGAGCGAGGAGTGCCGGCGCCACGGTCCGCTGCTCGCCGCGGCGGTCCGTCGCGGCGGGTCCCGGCGTGACCGGCGGCTGGGCCGGCACCTGGACGGGTGCGAGGGCTGCAGGCGGGCGCTCGCCGAACTCACCCACCTGGACGGCCGGCTCGGAGCCGTGCTGCCGGCAGGTCTGCTGCTGTGGGGCGGCCACGCCTACTTCCAGGCCCAGTTCGGGGCGGCTGCCGGTGGCGCGGCAGCGGGTTCGGCGGGTGGTGCGACGGCGGCCGCCGCCTCCACCGCGGGAGGCAAGGGCGCCCTGCTGGGCGCCGCCGTGGTCACCGCGTCCGCCCTGCTGGGCGGTGGCCTGCTCCTCCTGGACGGCGCAGAGGACACCCCGAAAGCCCCTGTGCGCTCCGCAGAGGCCGCCCCGGTGCCACCCGCCCCCCGTGTCCCCAGCAGCCCGGCCACGAAGTCCCCACGTGCCACCGTGAGTGCCTCCCCTTCCGCGCCGGCCCCACCGTCCCCGACCGCGTGGCTGCCGAAAGCGGAGGACCGCACCAGGCTCAGGCTCGCCTCCACCGGCAGGTGCATGGAGATCCCCGGCGGCAGCACGGCCGCAGGCGTCCAGGCGCGGGAGGCGCCCTGCCGGGGGAGCCGCCGTCAGATGTGGGATCTGCTGCGCCCGGGTGACGACGGGCGGGTGCAGATACGCAACACCGGGACCGGGATGTGCCTGTCCAACCAGGGCACCGAGACCGACGACGCCCCGGTCGTCCAGACGAACTGCTCCTCCGCCGACGCCGGACAGCTGTGGGGTCTCTACGCGCCGGACGGCTCCGGCGAGGCGCGGTTCATCCAGCGGGGCGACCGGATGTACCTGGGGCTGAACGACTGGGCGCACGCGGCCGACGGTCTGGAGCACACGACGGACATCGGCACCAACCACCACTACTACGCCTCGCCCTCGTTCGGCTTCCGCTACGACGGCGCCCTGTTCGACGGCCGTCTCGCCGGGCTGCCGCCGGCTGACGGCGCCGCCGCGTACTGA
- a CDS encoding Lrp/AsnC family transcriptional regulator, protein MAESDPAGQSPFDAQDLAVLRFLAQSPRASFADVGAHVGLHERTVARRLERMLRTGQVRFIGGLVSEYLGDDLVVELAVRCAPGRLEEVARTIAARPDSRSVEVATGDLVVLAEMTAADENELIALVDRTIGTMPGVLDIHSALVLRLLLTAVDWAPYRSGPTRMRRLAMEGRQPVTGTRVDDVDRELAALLAEDARMPTTSLATRLNLGESTVRRRLNRLMASHVFHLRLFAEPGVLGYPVESRFQLRVEHVHLDAALRHLAAEPSVRHLVVTTGRDNVLGYSSHATTADMHDFHARAFSGLQGVREVQTALLIRTYKRAGNLVPR, encoded by the coding sequence GTGGCGGAATCCGACCCGGCCGGGCAGTCGCCCTTCGACGCCCAGGATCTGGCGGTGCTGCGGTTCCTCGCGCAGAGCCCGCGCGCCTCCTTCGCCGACGTCGGCGCCCACGTCGGCCTGCACGAGCGCACCGTCGCCCGCCGCCTGGAGCGCATGCTCAGGACCGGACAGGTGAGGTTCATCGGCGGGCTGGTGAGCGAATACCTGGGGGACGACCTGGTCGTCGAACTGGCCGTGCGCTGCGCCCCCGGCCGTCTGGAGGAGGTCGCCCGAACCATCGCCGCGCGGCCCGACAGCCGCTCCGTCGAGGTCGCCACGGGCGACCTGGTGGTCCTCGCGGAGATGACGGCCGCCGACGAGAACGAGCTCATCGCACTCGTGGACCGGACGATCGGCACCATGCCGGGAGTCCTCGACATCCACTCCGCCCTGGTGCTCCGGCTGCTCCTCACCGCGGTCGACTGGGCGCCGTACCGGTCCGGACCGACGCGCATGCGCCGGCTGGCGATGGAGGGGCGGCAGCCCGTCACCGGGACCCGCGTGGACGACGTCGACCGGGAGCTCGCGGCCCTGCTCGCCGAGGACGCGCGCATGCCGACGACCAGCCTGGCGACCCGGCTGAACCTGGGCGAGTCCACGGTACGCCGACGGCTCAACCGGCTCATGGCCTCGCACGTCTTCCACCTGCGTCTGTTCGCGGAACCGGGGGTACTCGGCTATCCGGTCGAATCGCGCTTCCAGCTCCGCGTCGAGCACGTCCACCTCGACGCGGCGCTGCGCCACCTGGCCGCCGAGCCCTCCGTCCGGCACCTCGTCGTCACCACGGGAAGGGACAACGTCCTCGGCTACAGCAGCCACGCCACGACCGCCGACATGCACGACTTCCATGCCCGGGCGTTCTCGGGGCTGCAGGGCGTACGAGAAGTCCAGACGGCCCTCCTGATACGCACGTACAAGCGCGCCGGAAATCTCGTACCGAGGTGA
- a CDS encoding MFS transporter: MPDAVVRPARKIAPKTPPTSVSAVAVLVSIVLVELSSGITQGFLSPVLRSLTDVLHVTAADLNWISIANLMASVAFTPLLARLGDLHGHRRVLRWNIAVVLAGSVVVGMAGSFRVLMAGQVLQGAFAGFFPLLVGILRNRGSAAESRRAIGTMVAALVGGICVGGVASGLVAHYVDTPTAALWVPTAAVGIAFLVTWPLLPETTERPGGRLDLRGGFLLCAGLVAIMCGLGQGGMPGWEWSSGRTLGCLVGGALMMALWALAETRTVDPMIDVRLFRRRNVTVVAIVTTTFSFCMIGLQVAGAIFMGTPRDMGYGLGLTPLQIAFAMIPALAATGLAATAAPALAARIGDRATLVAGSLLMAAGYVLTLALHGSVTPYLICQTVAGLGAGLLQQATRTLAVESVPKEQTAVGSGINELLINVGGSLGAACVLAVTAAATPAGAALPHYSAYATCWAVCVAASLAGAATALLYRPGTRTA; encoded by the coding sequence ATGCCCGACGCAGTAGTCAGACCTGCGCGCAAGATCGCCCCGAAGACTCCACCGACATCCGTCTCCGCCGTGGCCGTCCTGGTCTCGATCGTGCTCGTCGAGCTCTCCAGCGGCATCACCCAGGGCTTCCTGTCGCCGGTCCTGCGCAGCCTGACCGACGTGCTGCACGTCACCGCCGCCGACCTGAACTGGATCAGCATCGCGAACCTGATGGCCAGCGTCGCGTTCACACCGCTGCTCGCCCGCCTCGGTGACCTCCACGGCCACCGCCGCGTCCTGCGCTGGAACATCGCCGTCGTCCTGGCCGGCTCGGTGGTCGTCGGCATGGCCGGATCGTTCCGCGTCCTCATGGCCGGCCAGGTGCTCCAGGGAGCCTTCGCGGGCTTCTTCCCGCTGTTGGTCGGCATCCTGCGCAATCGCGGGAGCGCCGCCGAGAGCCGGCGAGCCATCGGCACGATGGTGGCGGCGCTGGTGGGCGGCATCTGTGTCGGTGGCGTGGCCAGCGGCCTGGTGGCCCACTACGTCGACACCCCGACCGCGGCGCTGTGGGTGCCCACGGCGGCGGTGGGCATCGCCTTCCTTGTCACCTGGCCCCTGCTGCCCGAGACGACGGAACGTCCCGGCGGCCGCCTCGACCTGCGCGGTGGCTTCCTCCTGTGCGCCGGCCTCGTGGCGATCATGTGCGGCCTCGGCCAGGGAGGCATGCCGGGCTGGGAGTGGAGCTCCGGCCGGACCCTGGGCTGTCTGGTCGGTGGTGCGCTGATGATGGCCCTGTGGGCCCTGGCGGAGACGCGCACCGTGGACCCGATGATCGATGTCCGTCTGTTCCGGCGCCGGAACGTGACGGTCGTCGCGATCGTGACGACGACGTTCTCGTTCTGCATGATCGGCCTGCAGGTCGCCGGGGCGATCTTCATGGGCACACCGCGGGACATGGGCTACGGGCTCGGCCTGACCCCGTTGCAGATCGCCTTCGCGATGATTCCCGCGCTCGCCGCGACCGGCCTCGCCGCGACGGCCGCACCGGCGCTGGCCGCACGGATCGGCGACCGTGCCACGCTCGTCGCCGGTTCGCTGCTGATGGCCGCGGGTTACGTGCTCACCCTCGCCCTGCACGGTTCGGTCACCCCTTACCTGATCTGCCAGACGGTGGCCGGTCTCGGCGCAGGACTGCTCCAGCAGGCCACCCGGACGCTGGCCGTCGAGTCGGTCCCCAAGGAACAGACGGCCGTCGGCTCCGGCATCAACGAACTGCTCATCAACGTCGGCGGTTCGCTCGGTGCGGCCTGCGTGCTCGCCGTCACGGCCGCAGCCACCCCGGCCGGCGCCGCACTGCCCCACTACTCGGCGTACGCGACCTGCTGGGCGGTGTGCGTCGCGGCGTCCCTGGCCGGGGCCGCGACCGCCCTGCTCTACCGGCCCGGCACCCGCACCGCCTGA